Sequence from the Clostridium botulinum genome:
TATGTATTATAATGGGTTTATTTCCCAATTTCAAAAATTGCTTTGGAACATCTGTATTCCCCATTCTTGTCCCTTTTCCACCTGCTAATATTTCTGCATAAATCATTATTTCTCACCTCAACATAATATCTTTATTTATTTTCTAATATATTTTTAACTATTCTTTTAGTTGCTTCTCCATCATCATAACCATTAAATTTCTTTTTAAATTCTGAAATTCTATTCAAATCACATTTATTACATTTTATAATTTCAACAATTTCTTCTGTATTAACAGCAATTGGACCTGGAACAAATTCTGTATAATTATAATAAAATCCTCTTAATGAATTATCATACAGTGGTAAATCATATGCAAAGAAAATCATTGGTTTTTTCATTATTGCATATTCAAAAATCATAGATGAATAATCTGTAATTAACAAATCTGAACTTATCATTAAATCATCAATATCTTCATAAGATAAATCCATAATTCTATCACATAACTCAACCGGTACTTCTACTCCATTTTTTATAAATGGATGCATCTTAGTAATCACTGCATATTCATTAGATAAATTATTATACAAATATTCTAAATCCAGCTTTAAATTGAATTTCTTTCGTTGTCCATCTCTAAAAGTTGGTGCATAAAGTATAATTTTTTTACCCTTTAAAATTGGATATTTGTCTAAAAAGGATTCCTTAATTTTATTTTTAGCTATTTCATCATAAAATTTATCAGCTCTAGCTAATCCTAATGGAATCACTTTTTTAACATTAACACCAAATGCATTTGCATAAATTTCACTTATCTCAGAAGAACTTACTATCACTTTATCATATTGACTATGGCAAGCTACACAATTCTTCATATTGCTAGGATTTTTAATATTTTGAAGAGAATCTCTTCCAAATTTTTTAAATGCCCCTCCGGCATGCCACACCTGTATAAGATTAGTATCTTTTCTTATCTTTATTTTAGAAAATAAAGATATATAATCATTCACAATAATATTCTTTGCAGTAAATATATTGTAAATTTTTAATATATTCTTATTTAATCTTTTTAAACTTTTATTACTAGAATCACTCATATCTTTTTTGGTATATATGATTAATTTATATGAATTTTTATTTTTATTTATTTCATCATAAATAGCTTTTATATTTCCATTGAATAATTCTGAATGTCCATTGATAAATATAATTTTTCTTTTATTGATTGGAAATATTTTAAATATGCTACAACATTTATATAGTAATTTCATTACAAATGTTCTGAATTTATTTGTATTAACAATACCGTGAATATAAAACAAACAATTTATGGTTAATATTATTATAACTACCAAAAATATTTCATCTAATTTTTTTCCTAACAATATCAAATTACTTTCCATTAAAATCCCCTACCATCATTTTATTTACATAATAAATAATTATTCTTTATAGATACGCCTCATATGAATCACATATCTCTTTAGTATCCCCTATCATTTTAATTTCTCCTTTTTCAAGCCAAACAACCTTTGTACACAATCTTCTAATTTGAGCAAGAGAATGTGATACAAACAAAACTGTAGCATCTGACTTTATTAACTCTAACATACGCTCTTCACTTTTCTTTCTAAATCTTCCATCACCTACAGAAAGTACTTCATCTACAATAAGAATTTCTGGCACACTTACTGTAGCAATTGAAAATCCTAATCTAGCTTTCATTCCAGATGAATAGTTCTTTATAGGAACATCTATAAATTCTTTAAGTTCTGCAAAATTTATTATTTCATCTACTTTTTTGGAAATAAACTCCCTATTGTATCCTAAAATCAAACCATTTAAATATATATTCTCCCTTCCTGTTAAATCATTATCAAAACCTGCACCTAATTCAAGTAACGGAGATACTTTTCCATTTATCACAACATTTCCAGTTGTTGGTTTTTGAACTCTTGATACAACTTTTAATAAGGTACTTTTACCAGCACCATTAAGGCCTATAAATCCTACTACTTCACCTTTTTTAATACTTAAGTTAACATTATTAAGTGCAATAAATTCCTCGTAAGCTATTTGTTTTTTTACTTTTTTTATAAAATATTCTTTAAATGAATTTATCTTTTGTGTTGATTTTCTAAAATGCATACTTACATTTTCAAGTTTTATTGCTAATTTATCCATTAAAATCTCTCCTATATATGTAGTATAAACTTATCTTGTTTTTTATAAAATACTATTAACCCAATGCTAGTTGCTAATATTGCATAAATAGGGCATAAAATCCAACTTTTAATGGCTGTTATTTGCCCATATAATATACAATCTCTAAATACTTTTATAACTGGAAATATAGGATTTAAATTTAATATAGATACATACTTGGGATTTATAATATCAGCCGAATAGAATATTGCTGATGCATACATTATTATTAATAAAACCACCGAATATAAATGTTGCATATCTCTAAAAAACACATTAACTGTTGCTAATATTAATCCAATTCCTAATGAAATAAAAAATAAGCAAATCAGTGGATAAAATACTAGTAATGTCATTTTTGTAAAACTCACTTTCATTATTATCATAATTATCAACAATGGTATTAATGAAATTGAAAATATAATAAATGAAGAAATTACTCTAGATAACGGATATAAATATTTAGGTACATATATCTTTTTTATAAGTGAGCTTTTTCCAGTAATGCTGTTCATTGATTGATTAGTTGATTGTGAAAAAAAATCATATATAAGTCTACCTGATAAGCAATATACTGGGAAATTAGGTATCTTATTTTTAAATAAATTTGAAAATATAAATGTTAATACAACCATAATAAGTAATGGATTAAGCATACTCCATATTATTCCTAATATAGAGTTTCTATATTTTAATTTAATATCTTTTTTAACGAATTCCCATAATAAATCTTTATAGCTCTTAAATGTTTCCACTTGTTTTATCATTTTATCACTCATTTCTTATTTAAAAATTATCAAGCCCATTATGCAAAACTATATACACTTTTAATGCATTTTTCCAACTAGGTAAATAATTAAATCCACTATCTAAAAGACTCTTCTTACTCAATCTAGAATTTAAAGGTCTTATAGCTTTTGTCTTATACTCATTTGTAGATATATAATTTATTTTACAATTCAAATTGGCTATTCTCATTATTTCTTCTGCAAATTCTGCCCATGAACAAAATCCCTGATTTGTAGCATGATATATACCGTATTTTTCACTTACAGCCATATCACATAAAAGCTTAGCTAAATCTTCTGTATATGTAGGACTACCTATTTGATCACATACTACATTTAAACTTTCTTTTTCTTTGCCTAATTTAAGCATTGTTTTAACAAAATTACTTCCATTTAATCCAAATACCCACGAAGTTCTAACTATAAAATATTTTTTTAGATAACTTTTTACTTTTAATTCACCATTATATTTAGAGCTTCCATAAACTGAAAGTGGATTGGGTGTTTCCTCTATTTCATGTGGCTTATCTCCAGCTCCATCAAAAACATAATCGCTTGATATATATATCATCTTTGCATTTATTCTTCTACATACTTTTGCTATATTTTCTGTTCCATATACATTTACTTTTGTACAGATTTCTTCTTCATCCTGTGCTTTATCAACAGCTGTATATGCAGCACAATGTATAACACATTTTGGTTTTAATTCTTCTATGTATTTAGATACTTCATTATAATTTGTTATGTCTAATTCTTTTCTTGTTGTTCCAATACATTCAATATTTCTTTTCTTTAATTCTTTTATAACATCATAACCTAATTGTCCATTAGCACCTGTAACAAGTATCACATTTAGTCAACCTTTCTAAATCAAGACTTTAACTTATTAAGCATAATTTTAAATAACCAATTTGGCATATATTTTATTATAATTTCAAAGTAAGCTTCATTTTTGCATAAATATCTATACTTTATTATTTCAAATATATCTTTATTGATTCTACCATTACAAAATTTTTTAATGTATTCTAAGTTTATATTTTCTTCATCAACATAATCTTTTAATTCATTTATCTTAATTTGTAATGTATCTACCCTTAATTTATAATAGTCTTCTTTACTATTAATACCTTTTAAACTACCTGTTTGATTGTTGCCATGCATTCTATAATTAACTAAAGTTTCATTTGTAAATGATATTTTCCCATAATAGCTTGCTATAGTACATAACCATTGATCATGTATCATATAATTTGAAAAGGGAATAGCCTCTTTCGCAACTTTAGAATCTATAAGCATACAACATCCTGAAACACAATTTTTAAAGAAAAACTGCGTTAATAAATTTTCTCCCCAAATATAACTTAATCTTGGTTTAGCCTCTATTAAAGTATTAAATTTAATATCTCCATTTTTGTCTATAACTTTCATATCACTATAAGCAAGAATAGATTTCTCCTCTTTAATTAAATTAACTAGAGCATTAATCTTATTTACTTCCCAAATATCATCTTGATCACAATAAGCAAATAATTCCCCATTTCCTCGCTTAGTAAGTTCTTCAAATGCCTTATTTGATCCTTTATTTATATCCCCTCTTACTAGAGTATAAGGAAATTTTGTAATGTATATTTTAAATAATTTATCATCAACTGGATAATCAGGACAATCATCATAAATCAGCAATTCTATATTATCATAATTTTGATTATTTAGGGAAATAAGTTGCTCTATAAACCATTCTTTATTTGGTTTATAGACTGCTAATAATATACTTACTAATGGAGATTTTTTTTCATTAGGTATATTATTTAAACAATTATTACTCTGTTTACTGATTTCATTCACTTATACATTCTCTCCTATCGATTAATGAAAAGTTCTTAGTTGTACTTCACACTTTATCTATTTGTGAGTAGTTCTTAATTGCAGCATAGTTACTTTATCTATATGTGTACATTTTCTCATAATAGTTTGCATACTCTCCACTAATAATATTCTCCCACCAAGTTCTATTCTCTAAGTACCATTTTATAGTCTTTTTAATTCCTTCATCAAAACTTGTAGTTGGAAGCCATCCTAATTCATTATGAATCTTTGTAGGATCTATTGCGTATCTCATATCATGACCTTTTCTGTCTCCTACAAATTTTATTAAATTTTCTTGCTTTCCTAATTCGTGAATAATTGTTTTAACTACTTCTAGATTAGTCCGCTCATTATGTCCACCTATATTATAAACTTCTCCTACTGTACCCTTATGAATTATTAAATCAATAGCTCTACAGTGGTCTTCAACGTAAAGCCAGTCTCTTACATTTTCTCCTGTTCCATAAACAGGTAATTCTTTATCATTTAAAGCATTTGCAATCATTAAAGGTATAAGCTTTTCTGGGAAATGATATGGACCATAGTTATTTGAACATCTTGAAATTGTAGTTGGTAAGCCATAAGTTCTGTTATATGCTCCAACCAAAAGATCTGCTGATGCTTTACTTGAAGAGTATGGACTTGATGTATGTATTGGTGTTTCTTCTGTAAAAAATAAATCTGGTCTATCAATTGGTAAATCACCATATACTTCATCAGTAGATACTTGATGATATCTATTTATTCCATACTTTATACAAGCATCCATAAGTACTGCAGTTCCCATAATATTAGTTTTTAAAAATATTTCTGGATTTTCTATTGATCTATCAACGTGACTTTCAGCTGCAAAGTTAACAATCATATCTGGATGCTCTTTTTCAAACATATCATACACAGTTTCTCTATCAGCAATATCTATTTTATAAAAATTAAAGTTTTTATTATCTTTAACACTTTCTAATGTTTCCATATTTCCAGCATAAGTTAGAGCATCAACACAAATTATTTTATACTCATTATATTTTTTAAGCATATAATGCACAAAATTTCCACCAATGAAACCTGCTCCACCCGTTACTACTATTTTCATATATTTATCTCCTCTAAGCATTTATTTGAACTTCTATAATAACTTTAATAAAACTTATGTATATTAACTTAATAAGTAACATACAAAGGTATTACTTAAAAATTATAATATTATTAAAAAGTACAATCACTATCTTGTAAAAGAGGCGCTTTTTTATCTTTTTCTGAAAGAATGGGATTTTCTATACCCCATTCAACGCCTATTTCTGGATCATCAAATCTAATACTTCTATCACTTTCATAATTATAATAATTGTCAGTTTTATATACAAATTCAACATCCTTTGTTAAAGTCACAAATCCATGGCCAAATCCTCTAGGTATAAATAACTGCTTTTTATTTTCTGCTGAAAGTTCCACAGCTACCCATTGTTTATATGTAAGTGATTTTTTTCTTAGGTCCACAGCTACATCTAATACAGCTCCACTTACACATCTTACTAATTTTGCTTGTGCATGTTCTCCATTTTGAAAATGAATCCCTCTAAGAATTCCTTTTTCCTTTGAATATGACTGATTATCTTGAACAAAATCACAAGCTATTTCTGGAGTTTTAATTTTTGAGTAAGTTTCCATAAACCAGCCTCTTTCATCTCCAAAAACTTGTGGTTCTACTATATAAACACCATCTAATTTAGTTTTAATTAGATTCATACTAAGCATCCTTTCACTTGATAATTGTAAACTAATATATTATTTTTCCTGTAGCAACATTCTTTAAATGATCTCCATATGGACTCTTTCCATATTGCTCTGCACTTTCAAGTAAAGTTTTTTTATCTATCCAACCATTTTTATATGAAATTTCTTCTAGACATGCAATCTTAAGCCCCTGTCTAGTTTCAATTACTTTTACATATTCAGCTGCTTCTGTTAAACTATCAACTGTTCCTGTATCAAGCCATCCGTAACCTCTACCTAGAGTTATTACATCAAGTTTACCTTTTTCAAGATAGATTCTATTTAAATCTGTAATTTCTAATTCACCACGTTTTGATGGCTTCAAGCTTTTTGCATACTCACAAACTTTATTATCATAAAAATAAAGTCCTGTAACAGCATAATTAGATTTAGGAATTTCTGGCTTTTCTTCTAATGATATAGCTTTTTCATTCTCATCAAATTCTACTACCCCAAATCGCTCGGGATCATCCACATAATATCCAAATACCGTTGCACGTTCTTCATTTTCAACTGCTTTTTTAAGATGTGCAGTCAATCCATTTCCATGAAATATATTGTCTCCAAGTATCATTGCACAACTATCATTTTCTATAAATTCTTCTCCTAATATAAAAGCTTGAGCTAATCCATCTGGAGATGGCTGAATCTTGTAAGATAAGTTTATTCCGTATCTTGATCCATCGCCTAATAATCTTTCAAAATTAGATAAATCATTAGGGGTTGAAATTATTAATATATCTTTAATTCCAGCTAACATAAGAGTTGATAGTGGATAATAAATCATCGGTTTATCATATACCGGTAAAAGTTGCTTTGATGTTACTAATGTCAATGGATAAAGTCTTGTCCCACTTCCCCCTGCTAACACTATTCCCTTCATAAAAATCCTCATTTCATTTTAGTTATTTAAATTTAAACATTATTATATTTATTTTAACATAAAGATGTAAATAAACAAATTTTATTTACAATTTTTTACGGTTGTTATTTCTTACCTATACTAGTTTTCATCTACATTGCAAATTTATGTATATAATGATATTATCAATTTATATAAACTCTCGAACAGTCCTAAAATGCTATATAGACAAGCATGTAGGTCTGTTATTTTTTAATATTTTGAAAATCTTATATAAAGGGGTATGTTAATGATAAAAGAAAATCAAAACTTGTTAAATAAAACAAATGCCTTTTCTGACATTTTAATTTTATTTATATCTATGACTTTAGCTTATTTTATTCGTTTTTATATATTTTCACCAGACACTAACTACATAAAATTAATTAAATATATTCAATTTACTTTAGTTATTGTTCCAATAAATTTAATATTATATAACTTTTTAAATTTATATCATTCATTTAGAACTACTGCTTTTAAAAAAGAATTTATTCAAATAATAAAAGCAAATACAATCTTAACAGCAATTTTATTATCACTTTTATATGTTTTTAGATTAGTTGATATATCTAGATGGGTAGTTGTAACATTTTATTTTGTTAATATAACTTTAATTACATGTAAAAGGTTTATTTTAAGACAAACTTTATCTAAAATGCGTTCTAATGGAATGAATTTAAAACATGTAATAATTATTGGTTCTGGAGAAGTTGCTAATGAATATTTAAAAGTAATTAATAATAATAAGAGCTTTGGATATAGTTACTCTGGATATATAGCTAACTCATCAAATTTTCAAGGTAAAAAACTTGGAAATTATGATGATTTGTTCACCGTTTTAAATAAATATAATGCTGATGAAGTTATTTGTGCCCTTGATATCGAGGATGCAAAATATTTAGAAGACATTGTTAATGCTTGCGAAAAAAGTGGGACAAAAATTTCTATTATACCCTTTTGCTATAAATATATCCCTAGCAAACCTTACATAGATCAACTAGGTAGTATTCCTCTTATTAATGTAAGAAGAATACCTCTTGATAACTTTGGTAATGCATTTATGAAAAGAACTATAGATATCCTTGGTTCTCTTGGATTGATTATATTGACAAGCCCTATAATGATAGTTGCTGCATTGGTAATAAAATGTACATCTAAAGGACCTATTATATTTAAGCAAAATCGTGTTGGTTTAAATAAAAAAAATTTTACAATGTATAAATTTAGATCAATGAAGGTTAATTCTCAAGAGCAAAGTGGTTGGAGTACAAATAATGACCCTAGAAAAACTAAATTTGGATCTTTTATTCGTAAATTTTCCATTGATGAATTACCACAATTTTTTAATGTATTAAAGGGTGATATGAGCTTAGTAGGTCCAAGACCCGAAATTCCACATTTTGTTGATGAATTTAAAAATGAAATCCCACTTTATATGGTAAAACATCAAGTAAAGCCAGGAATAACCGGACTAGCTCAAGTAAATGGTTTTAGAGGAGATACTTCTATCAAAAAAAGAATAGAATATGATATACACTATATTGAAAATTGGGACATACTATTAGATATATCAATACTATTTAAAACAGCATTTAAAGGCTTTAAAAATAATGAAAAACTAGTAATAAAAAATAAATCAATAATTGAAAAACCGGAAAATGTAACTCACAATAACATAAATATATAAAAAAAGTATGACCTACACGACTAACTCAGTTATGTAGGTCATACTTATTTTTTAGACTCTATTTTAAATATATATTTATATACGCATAGGTACAATGAAGTTGTAATACTTATTTAAAAATTCAACAAATCCAATTATTATATCAATAATTTCTGCTAAAATATATTGTAGCACTCTTTTCTACAAACTCTGAGCGTCTTACTCTTTGTTCATGGCCTACTTATGATTGTTTTTGTTTACTTTCCCTTGATACTTTTTATATCATTGAACATACAAAAAACAAATCATTCATTTGTTTACTCATCATAATAATCACATCCTATATATTGGTCCTTCTACTATATCGTATCTATAAGTTTCACCATTTCTACATTTCACTATAAAATCTAACCATTCTTCAGTCATTTTATCAAAGATTTTAATATTTAAATCTTTTGCTAGTTTAATAATATTCCTCACTATTTTAAATTTACTTTCTTTAATTATATAATAGTTATAATATTTTTACCAATAAACTCATCAACTCATAATCAATCACATATTTTATCATTTAAATACATATAAATTGGTAACCTAAGAGCATTACTATAAATACGATTTAGTTTTCTACACTATATTCCTTTATTATTAACACAAACTTATAAACCTCTCATTTCTTGCACCATATATATTTACAATGATATAATATAACTTAATCTAGCAAAGAATATTTAAAATAATTTATATTGTAAAATATATTTTAAAATTTAAAGTTTATATTTAAGTATAATTGTGAGATTGGCATTGAAATTTGCTTTTTAGAACTCTTAATTAATTGCTTGTCTCAATGTTTCATTGGGAACATGCATTAATTAGACTAATCTTAATTTTTAGAGTTGTTAAGTGAATGTCCAAATTTTACATTTGGAAACATGCACTTACTCAGCGAATCTAAATGAGTCGAGTTTCATTTTTGACTTCAGTCCAACGAACTTTATACTTAAATATAAACACTACGTAAAAATAATATTTTAGGAGTGTTAAATATGTATCTTCTTGAAAGAATTGAAGACAATTTAAAGAAAAAATCTATTGGATTTTTCTTACCTATTACATTTATTTTAACCATAATTCCTCTTATAGTAAGACTTAAGATGGTTGAACTTGATGATGCCGGTATAAATTTATACGCAGTAGAAAAGCAGGCTGATTTCTTTTCACAAAATAAAGCTCTTTGGTTATGTATTTTTTCTGTAATACTTTTTATATTTGCTTTATTTTCATTCAAAAAATTATTTGAAAAGAGAGACAAAACTACTACTGCAATTTTAATTTGTACTAGTATATTTTTAATTTGCACTTTCCTTTCAGCTATACTTTCACCATATAAAGATGTATCTTTCTTTGGATTTTATGACAGAGCTGAAGGATTTATCACCATTGCATGCTATATGATTATATTTGTGTATTCTATATATGCTTTTAAAAGTACGCATTGTTACAAGTATATGATAATTCCAATATTAATTGTAATTTTAGTTAATTCATTTTTAGGAATTTTTCAATACATAGGAAATGATTTAATTAATAGTAAGTTAGGTGTTGCACTAACTGTACCTAGCAAATATGATATAAAACCTGGTGGTCTTAATTTGTTATATGAAAAAGGAAAACTTTATGGTACTTTTTATCATTATAACTACGTAGGCAGCTTTGTAGGTCTTGTATTACCAATATTATTTTCTTTAACTATATTTGAAAAGAAAGTAATCAACAAAGTTATTTTAGGAGCATTTTCATTACTTTCAGTTTGGTTACTATTTGGTAGTACATCTCGTGCTGGTATAATAGGTATCTTAGTATCTATTATAGTGGGACTTATTATATTTGGAAAAGTAATATTTAAAAGCTTTAAACCTCTTGTGATAACTTTAGCTTGTATCGCTATTTTAGCAATCGGAGGTAATATTGCTACTAAAGGACAACTATTTGAAAGAGTACCTTCTTTAGTTTCTGATATATTTAGCGTTTTTGATAATGAAGCTACTGTTGATTATAGAGCAGAAACTCCTATTAGCGATATAAAACATGTTGATAAAAATGTAGAAATAACTGTTCCAAAAGATGTTTTAAAAATATCTTTTGATGATGGAATTTATGTATTTAAAAATTCTAACAATGAAGCTGTTCAATATGATATGGTTGATGGAATTTATAGAACTAATAATGAAAATTTCAATAACATATCATTTAGATTTGGTAAATCAAGCAAAACTTCTAGTAAAGCAGATTTATTTATGCTACAAGTTAACGATAATCCAACATTTATGTTTAAATTAAAAGAAGGCAATAGCATTCATTTAAGAGATTCAAATGGAATGAGATTTATTGATGTAGAATATCCTGATACTTTTGGCTTCAAAGGAAAAGAAAAACTAGGATCTGCTAGAGGATATATTTGGTCAAGATCAATTCCTTTAATGAAAGAAACCTTATTATTAGGTAAAGGACCTGATACATTTGCTTATATATTCCCACAAAATGATTTAATGGGTAAATACTACGCTTATGGTACTCCTAATATGATTGTTGATAAACCTCATAATCTTTATATGCAAATAGCTTTAAATGAAGGCTTAATTGCTTTAATAGCCTTCCTTGGAATAATATTAATCTATATTGCAGATAGCATTAAATTATATGCATTAAAGAAAGAATATAATGAAGCTCAAATACTAGGTGGAGTAACTTGTCTTGGAATTGTAGGATATCTTTTCGCAGGAATGTTCAACGATTCAGTAGTCAGTGTAGCACCTATGTTTTGGATAGTTCTTGGCGTTGGAGTCGCATTAAATTACTTAAACAAAAAAGAAAACTAAATAATTTTTAATTTGTATAGTTTAAAATATACTTGAAATAAAAAATCCAGAGTTATCATTTGATTCTCTGGATTTTTTACTCTTCACTTTTAAACATTACTTTACCTATATTAATTTATTTATATAATAAACATATTCTTTAAAATCTTCTAAATGATTTTCTATAATAGCTTGAACAATTTTCATGCTCACAGCTTTATAATCATGTACAGCTATATTTCTAAATCCCACCATAGATTTCATCCTTTTAGTTAATTCATCATCTAATATTTTATTTGAATTAAGTACTTCAAAAGCATCTCTACTATTTTGCGGAATACCTAAATGTTTTTCAGATATAATATGCATTGCTAAATCAATTGTAGCTTCACAAGCTCTTTGTATATTTAAAATTATTGAATCTTGCTTAGTGTAATCATCTAAATTACTAGGATCATTATCATAAACTTCATATATTCTATTTAAACATCTATTTATAGTCTCAATTTTATTTATAATTACATCACTTCCCATATTTATTTATCTCCTCTCTCATTTTATTTATTATAACTTCTCTCTCTTCATTTAGCATTGCATATTCCTTAAATGATCTCATCTCAAAATACATTCTTTTTGTATTATCGTTACAATATATTACTTTACCATTTCCCATAACTTGAGCTTTAAAAACAGTTGAAGATAAATTTAAATCTATTAAATCTACTTCTCTTTTAAATATATCTGCAAGCTCTTGAGATACCATAAAACATTTATATTCGTCAGTGCTATTTTCACTTAAAAATGCAATATCAATATCACTATCTTCCCTAAGATTGTTTTTAGCAGCTGAACCAAATAAATATATAATTGTAGGATTAAATTCTTTTTTCAATATTTCAATAGCTTTATTTAATTGAATCTCCAAATTTAATTCTCCTTTTCTTTAATATTATTTATTATACCCATATTATGATTATATATGATAATTCCTTTGGTTGAAAGCTTATGATAGAACAAGCTGGTGACAGTCACCAGCTTAGACAAAAAAGGTACTCCCACATGGGGAGTACCTAATATATAAAATTTAAATATGATAAAAAGCTTTATTTAAATTATCTGATCCAAGCTCCGTTAGCTCCTAAAACATAACCATTAACAGTTGTGTTTGAAAGCATTTTTCCTGAACCATCTAAGAAGTACCAAGTACCATTGTCATTTAACCATCCAGTTTGCATAGCACCTGAAGCGTTAGTGTAGTACCAAGTTCCGTTATCATTGATCCAACCAGTTTTCATTGCTCCTGATCCTTGCATGAAGTACCAAGTACCATTAACGTTTTGCCATCCAGTCATCATAGCGCCTGAAGCATTAGTGTAGTACCAAGTTCCGTTATCATTGATCCAACCAGTTTGCATGATTCCAGCTGCATCTAAGAAGTACCAAGTTCCATTGTTGTTTAACCAACCAATAGCTTTAGTTCCATCTTCTTTAACGAAAGTCCAAGTTCCGTCTGAGTTCTTAACCCATCCAGTAGTTACTTCTGGTTTTTCAGTTTCATCTGAACCATCTTTAGCTCCGATTACTGAATAAACTTCATCTTCTTCATTCCAGATAACCATGTTATCTTTGTTGTAAACTGACATTTTGTCCATTGATCCGTCTACTTTGTAAACTTTATTCCAATCATCTTTGTTATCAAATTTGTAAACAAATCCTGAATCTAATCTCCAAAGGTTTCCATCAGCATCTACATCTACAGCTACAGCTTCTTCTTCATCAGCTTCTTTAGTTTCAATGTAGTTAAATCCTCTGCTTGTTTTGAATTCGATAGTTTGAGCATTTACCTTTTCTGA
This genomic interval carries:
- the mntA gene encoding type VII toxin-antitoxin system MntA family adenylyltransferase antitoxin, with amino-acid sequence MEIQLNKAIEILKKEFNPTIIYLFGSAAKNNLREDSDIDIAFLSENSTDEYKCFMVSQELADIFKREVDLIDLNLSSTVFKAQVMGNGKVIYCNDNTKRMYFEMRSFKEYAMLNEEREVIINKMREEINKYGK